One window of Hylemonella gracilis genomic DNA carries:
- the yidD gene encoding membrane protein insertion efficiency factor YidD: MPARMLMALVRGYRYFLSPWLGSACRFEPTCSRYALEALDRHGALVGSKLTMGRLLRCHPWCAGGHDPVPEQKLGLFTGLLKSLSEKKTT; this comes from the coding sequence TTGCCGGCCCGCATGCTGATGGCTCTGGTCCGGGGATACCGCTATTTTTTGAGTCCCTGGCTAGGGTCTGCCTGCCGTTTTGAACCTACCTGTTCCCGCTACGCCCTCGAAGCTCTGGACAGGCATGGGGCGCTCGTCGGCAGCAAGTTGACTATGGGGCGCTTGTTGCGCTGCCATCCCTGGTGTGCCGGCGGCCATGATCCGGTTCCCGAGCAAAAGCTTGGCTTATTCACAGGCTTGTTGAAATCCCTTTCGGAAAAGAAAACGACATGA
- the yidC gene encoding membrane protein insertase YidC: MNDIRRTILWVIFGFSIVLLWDQWQIHNGRSATFFPSPTATASKPVESANQSSVSAASAEVPQAQQRPAAGAEGGVAAIQAAAQVASSLPRERVSVSTDVLKLTFDTEGGSLVHSEFLRHHESHDVQAPVVLFDESKDRVYLSQTGLIGGADLPTHKTVMKLVSSERELKDGVDTLTVQFESPISGGVQLLKTYTLKRGSYAVDVKHEVRNVGQDAVSPQLYLQLVRDGNKIPGGSSFYSTFTGPAVYTEAKKYHKVEFGDIEKGKAEFDKESTNGYVAMVQHYFASAWLLADGVQREIFVRKVSNNLYAVGMIAPLQALAPGATRVLDARLFVGPQEEKQLETLAPGLELVKDYGWLTILAKPLYWLLDKLHGLLHNWGWSIVALVVLLKAAFYWLNAKAYASMAKMKAIAPRITEMRERLKDKPQQMQQEMMRIYREEKVNPLGGCLPIMIQIPVFIALYWVLLSSVEMRNAPWILWIKDLSSQDPYYILPLVMTLTTMLQTALNPAPPDPMQAKLMWIMPLVFSVMFFFFPAGLVMYWVTNNVLSIAQQWVINKRMGVPPQFNLPKFR, encoded by the coding sequence ATGAACGACATCCGCCGCACCATCCTCTGGGTGATTTTCGGCTTTTCCATCGTCCTGCTCTGGGACCAATGGCAGATTCACAATGGGCGTTCGGCAACGTTCTTCCCCTCACCCACCGCCACTGCAAGCAAACCCGTCGAATCCGCCAATCAGTCGTCCGTTTCGGCTGCAAGTGCAGAAGTGCCGCAGGCGCAGCAACGTCCGGCCGCGGGTGCCGAAGGTGGCGTGGCCGCCATCCAAGCGGCGGCCCAAGTGGCATCGTCCTTGCCTCGCGAGCGGGTGTCAGTGTCCACCGATGTACTGAAGCTGACCTTCGACACCGAAGGCGGCTCGCTCGTGCACTCGGAGTTTCTGCGTCATCACGAGTCACATGACGTGCAGGCGCCGGTCGTTCTGTTTGATGAAAGCAAGGACCGCGTTTACCTGTCCCAGACCGGTCTGATCGGTGGCGCCGACCTGCCCACACACAAGACGGTGATGAAGCTGGTGAGCAGCGAGCGCGAACTCAAGGACGGGGTCGACACGCTGACGGTGCAGTTCGAATCGCCAATCTCCGGCGGTGTGCAGCTTCTCAAGACGTACACGCTGAAGCGGGGCAGTTACGCCGTGGATGTGAAGCACGAAGTGCGCAATGTTGGGCAGGACGCAGTCTCGCCCCAGCTCTACCTGCAGCTGGTGCGCGATGGCAACAAGATTCCGGGCGGCTCCTCCTTCTACTCCACCTTCACCGGGCCCGCCGTCTACACCGAAGCCAAGAAATACCACAAGGTCGAATTCGGCGACATCGAAAAAGGCAAGGCTGAATTCGACAAGGAATCGACCAATGGTTACGTGGCCATGGTGCAGCACTACTTTGCCAGCGCCTGGCTGCTGGCCGATGGCGTGCAGCGTGAAATTTTCGTGCGCAAAGTCAGCAACAACCTGTATGCCGTGGGCATGATCGCGCCGTTGCAAGCGCTGGCACCTGGTGCCACACGTGTGCTGGATGCGCGGCTTTTTGTCGGACCGCAGGAAGAAAAGCAGCTGGAAACCCTGGCGCCCGGTTTGGAATTGGTCAAGGATTACGGGTGGCTGACCATCCTGGCCAAGCCCTTGTACTGGCTGCTCGACAAGTTGCACGGTCTATTGCACAACTGGGGCTGGTCCATCGTGGCCCTGGTCGTTTTGCTCAAGGCCGCCTTCTACTGGCTGAACGCCAAGGCTTACGCCAGCATGGCCAAGATGAAGGCCATCGCGCCGCGCATCACCGAGATGCGTGAACGCCTGAAGGACAAGCCGCAGCAGATGCAGCAGGAGATGATGCGCATCTACCGCGAGGAGAAGGTCAACCCGCTGGGTGGCTGCCTGCCCATCATGATTCAGATTCCCGTGTTCATCGCGCTGTACTGGGTCTTGCTGTCCAGTGTCGAAATGCGCAATGCGCCTTGGATCCTGTGGATCAAAGATCTTTCCTCACAAGACCCCTACTACATCCTGCCGTTGGTCATGACCCTGACCACGATGCTGCAGACCGCCCTGAATCCCGCGCCGCCGGACCCCATGCAGGCCAAGCTGATGTGGATCATGCCCCTGGTCTTCAGCGTGATGTTCTTCTTCTTCCCGGCCGGCTTGGTGATGTATTGGGTGACGAACAACGTGTTGTCGATTGCCCAGCAGTGGGTCATCAACAAGCGCATGGGCGTGCCGCCGCAGTTCAACTTGCCGAAATTCAGATAA
- the mnmE gene encoding tRNA uridine-5-carboxymethylaminomethyl(34) synthesis GTPase MnmE, whose product MLARHQESIVAIATAPGRGAVGIVRASGRDLSALVHAICGKALMPRHATYLPLCDAKGEAIDHGLVIHFPAPHSYTGEEVLELQVHGGPVVLQLLLARCLEALPGSRIAQPGEFTQRAFLNGKLDLAQAEAVADLIDASTEAAARSAGRSLAGAFSREITHLRDALVHLRMLVEATLDFPEEDIDFLRQADAQGQLSRLRAQLQAVLEQARQGSLLREGIKVVIAGQPNAGKSSLLNALAGAELAIVTPIAGTTRDVVQQTIQIEGVPLHVVDTAGLRDSQDEVERIGIERAWAQIASADAVLFLHDLTRQTQEAYRAADDALALRLPSDVPIIHIWNKQDQAPEAATAPGIALSAKTGAGLDVLRQALLHTVGWQSAPEGLFLARERHVQALRRVSGHLDAAQLHLDEKALALDLLAEELRLAQNALNEITGEFTSDDLLGVIFSRFCIGK is encoded by the coding sequence ATGCTGGCGCGCCATCAGGAATCCATCGTCGCGATTGCCACCGCGCCCGGACGTGGCGCGGTCGGCATCGTGCGAGCCAGTGGACGCGATCTAAGCGCGCTCGTCCACGCGATCTGCGGCAAGGCCTTGATGCCACGCCATGCGACCTACCTGCCCTTGTGTGATGCGAAGGGCGAGGCCATCGACCATGGATTGGTGATCCATTTTCCTGCGCCGCATTCCTACACGGGTGAGGAGGTGTTGGAGCTGCAGGTGCATGGCGGCCCGGTGGTCTTGCAACTGTTGTTGGCACGTTGCCTGGAAGCCTTACCCGGTTCGCGGATCGCCCAGCCTGGGGAATTCACACAAAGGGCATTCCTGAATGGCAAGCTGGACCTGGCCCAAGCCGAAGCGGTTGCCGACCTGATTGACGCCAGCACCGAGGCCGCAGCCCGCAGCGCGGGCCGTTCCTTGGCGGGTGCTTTCTCGCGTGAGATCACCCATCTGCGCGACGCCCTGGTGCATCTGCGCATGCTCGTTGAGGCGACGCTGGATTTTCCCGAGGAGGACATCGACTTCCTGCGCCAGGCCGATGCGCAAGGGCAGCTCTCGCGACTGCGGGCGCAATTGCAGGCGGTTCTGGAGCAGGCACGACAGGGAAGCCTGCTGCGCGAGGGTATCAAGGTGGTGATTGCCGGGCAGCCCAATGCCGGCAAGAGTTCCCTACTCAACGCCCTCGCGGGCGCCGAACTGGCCATCGTCACGCCGATCGCCGGGACCACGCGCGACGTGGTGCAGCAGACCATCCAGATCGAGGGCGTGCCCTTGCACGTGGTGGACACGGCGGGATTGCGGGACAGCCAGGATGAGGTGGAGCGCATCGGCATCGAACGGGCCTGGGCGCAGATCGCGTCAGCCGATGCCGTGCTTTTCCTGCACGACCTGACGCGCCAGACACAGGAGGCCTACCGCGCGGCGGACGACGCCCTGGCCCTGCGCCTGCCTTCGGACGTGCCAATCATCCACATTTGGAACAAGCAGGACCAGGCTCCTGAAGCCGCGACAGCGCCGGGGATTGCTTTGTCCGCCAAAACCGGCGCCGGCTTGGATGTGCTGCGCCAAGCCCTGCTGCACACGGTGGGTTGGCAGAGCGCGCCGGAGGGTTTGTTCCTCGCGAGGGAGCGGCATGTGCAGGCCTTGCGACGCGTGAGCGGACATCTGGACGCAGCCCAGCTGCATCTGGATGAGAAGGCGTTGGCCCTGGATCTCTTGGCCGAGGAGCTGCGTCTCGCGCAAAACGCGCTCAACGAAATCACGGGAGAATTCACCAGTGACGATCTGCTCGGGGTGATCTTCTCGCGATTTTGTATCGGCAAGTGA
- a CDS encoding adenine phosphoribosyltransferase: MDASAYLRSHIRTVPDWPAPGVQFRDITPLLQDPKVFRVLIDTFVHRYMDKWLRPDVVAGLDARGFIIGSVLAYELGVGFVPIRKKGKLPFTTVEETYELEYGSATVELHTDAVRPGDRVLLVDDLIATGGTMMAGKRLLEKLGAQVMEGAAIVDLPELQGSTRLRDGGLALFTLVDFSGH; the protein is encoded by the coding sequence ATGGACGCCTCCGCTTACCTCCGCTCCCATATCCGCACCGTGCCCGACTGGCCGGCGCCTGGTGTGCAATTCCGAGACATCACGCCACTGCTGCAGGACCCGAAAGTTTTTCGCGTGCTGATCGACACGTTTGTCCACCGCTACATGGACAAGTGGCTTCGGCCCGACGTGGTCGCGGGTTTGGACGCGCGCGGTTTCATCATCGGCTCCGTGCTGGCGTATGAGCTAGGCGTGGGCTTTGTGCCCATCCGCAAGAAAGGCAAGCTCCCGTTCACCACGGTCGAGGAGACCTATGAGCTGGAGTACGGCAGCGCCACAGTGGAGCTGCACACGGACGCCGTGCGTCCAGGCGATCGTGTGCTGCTGGTCGACGACCTGATTGCCACCGGTGGCACCATGATGGCGGGCAAGCGCCTGCTTGAGAAACTGGGCGCCCAGGTGATGGAGGGGGCAGCCATCGTCGATCTGCCCGAACTTCAGGGCTCGACTCGACTGCGGGACGGCGGTCTGGCCTTGTTCACCTTGGTGGATTTCTCGGGGCATTGA
- a CDS encoding KpsF/GutQ family sugar-phosphate isomerase, giving the protein MNSKTFDPIRTLSIAREALDIEAHAVAALAVRLDARFAAAVQCVLTSSGRVVVMGMGKSGHVGRKIAATLASTGTPAMFVHPAEASHGDLGMITVKDVVLGISNSGESEELTVLLPLIKRMGVPLIAMTGRATSNLARHADHLLDTSVEKEACPHNLAPTASTTAQLAMGDALAMALLDARGFKAEDFARSHPGGALGRKLLTMVSDIMRNEDVVPRVSLDADLMSLMREISVKGLGAGAIVDEENRPVGVFTDGDLRRLIEKGGEIRQAKIRDVMHANPRTIARDALAVEAAKLMEQQKITSVFVVDEAGKLCGALNANDLMRAKVI; this is encoded by the coding sequence ATGAACTCCAAAACATTCGATCCCATCCGAACGTTGTCCATCGCACGTGAAGCGCTGGACATAGAGGCCCATGCCGTGGCCGCACTTGCCGTGCGATTGGATGCCCGTTTTGCCGCCGCTGTGCAGTGTGTGCTGACCAGCAGTGGGCGTGTCGTGGTCATGGGCATGGGCAAGAGCGGCCACGTGGGGCGCAAAATCGCGGCCACCTTGGCGTCCACCGGAACGCCAGCCATGTTCGTCCATCCGGCCGAGGCCAGTCATGGTGACTTGGGCATGATTACCGTGAAAGATGTGGTGCTGGGGATCAGCAATAGCGGGGAAAGCGAAGAGTTGACCGTGCTGCTGCCGCTCATCAAACGCATGGGCGTGCCACTGATCGCAATGACTGGACGAGCCACCTCCAACCTGGCCCGTCACGCAGATCATCTGCTCGACACCTCTGTCGAGAAAGAAGCCTGCCCGCACAACCTGGCACCCACGGCCAGCACCACGGCCCAGTTGGCCATGGGAGACGCGCTGGCAATGGCCTTGTTGGATGCGCGCGGGTTCAAGGCGGAAGATTTCGCACGCTCACATCCCGGTGGCGCGCTCGGGCGCAAATTGCTGACGATGGTCAGCGACATCATGCGCAATGAAGACGTCGTGCCCAGGGTTTCCCTGGACGCGGATCTGATGAGCTTGATGCGAGAAATCAGCGTCAAGGGGCTGGGAGCGGGTGCCATCGTGGACGAAGAAAATCGACCAGTGGGAGTCTTCACGGATGGCGACTTGCGCCGTCTGATCGAAAAAGGCGGCGAAATCCGGCAAGCGAAGATTCGCGACGTCATGCATGCCAATCCGCGCACCATTGCTCGTGACGCCTTGGCGGTCGAGGCAGCCAAGCTGATGGAACAGCAGAAGATCACAAGCGTGTTTGTCGTGGACGAAGCCGGGAAGCTCTGCGGAGCGCTCAACGCCAACGATCTGATGCGGGCGAAAGTCATATGA
- a CDS encoding KdsC family phosphatase: MSGEAVRPVRTFPPELLLRAQNVRVAFFDVDGVLTDGGLYFGETGESLKRFHTLDGHGIKLLQHAGITPAVITGRDSPALRVRLKALGVTHVHFGTEDKRPAAEQTLQALGLSWSQAAAIGDDWPDLPVLSRSAFACAPLNAHAEVLASAHYVTRVAGGAGAAREFCDLLLIGSGRYAQLLEKALQ; the protein is encoded by the coding sequence ATGAGCGGCGAAGCAGTGCGCCCCGTCCGGACTTTTCCGCCAGAGCTGTTGTTGCGTGCCCAGAACGTCCGGGTGGCGTTCTTTGACGTGGACGGCGTGCTGACCGATGGCGGTTTGTATTTCGGTGAAACGGGTGAGTCGCTCAAGCGCTTTCACACCCTCGATGGTCATGGCATTAAGCTCTTGCAGCATGCCGGCATCACGCCTGCCGTCATCACGGGACGCGACAGCCCAGCATTGCGCGTGCGACTCAAGGCTTTGGGCGTCACGCATGTGCATTTCGGCACGGAAGACAAACGGCCGGCCGCAGAACAGACTTTGCAAGCCTTGGGGTTGAGCTGGAGTCAGGCCGCAGCCATCGGCGACGACTGGCCCGACTTGCCCGTGCTGAGCCGAAGCGCCTTTGCCTGCGCCCCGCTGAACGCGCATGCCGAAGTGCTGGCAAGCGCGCACTACGTCACACGCGTCGCTGGTGGCGCGGGCGCGGCGCGCGAGTTCTGTGACTTGCTTTTGATCGGCAGTGGACGGTATGCGCAACTGCTGGAAAAGGCCTTGCAGTGA
- the lptC gene encoding LPS export ABC transporter periplasmic protein LptC — translation MGAGRRLRQGWDRLTIYLPMLLMLLLALGTYWLMRSAPLFATPRAEKEVRRDPDYEMKRFSVKTFDQEGRLKSEIYGDQAWHYPHNDVLEISGVQMRNYNIERGYFTLATATRAITTSQAKEVELIGNAHVLRPAVVDKQGRALPRVSFRGEYLHAFLDEERVFSNQPVELIHGESHIEAQNLNFSNYDQVIELRGRVRGTLLPRGPVSDIQVLPSTASE, via the coding sequence ATGGGGGCCGGTCGCCGGTTGCGCCAGGGTTGGGATCGGCTCACGATCTACCTGCCCATGCTGCTGATGCTCTTGTTGGCCCTGGGCACCTACTGGCTGATGCGCAGTGCGCCCCTGTTCGCGACGCCGCGTGCCGAGAAAGAGGTCCGACGTGACCCCGACTATGAAATGAAACGTTTTTCCGTCAAGACCTTTGACCAGGAAGGACGTCTGAAAAGCGAGATCTACGGGGATCAAGCCTGGCACTATCCCCATAACGATGTGCTCGAAATCAGTGGTGTGCAGATGCGCAACTACAACATCGAACGAGGTTATTTCACCCTGGCAACCGCCACGCGGGCCATCACCACTTCACAAGCCAAAGAGGTAGAATTGATCGGCAATGCCCATGTCCTGAGGCCCGCGGTGGTGGACAAACAAGGCCGAGCACTTCCGCGGGTGAGCTTTCGCGGCGAATACCTGCATGCCTTTCTCGACGAGGAACGGGTGTTTTCCAACCAGCCTGTGGAACTGATACACGGAGAAAGCCACATCGAGGCGCAGAACTTGAACTTCAGCAATTACGACCAGGTCATCGAATTGCGTGGTCGGGTCCGGGGAACCCTCCTGCCGAGAGGTCCGGTGTCGGACATACAGGTGTTGCCGTCAACCGCGTCGGAGTAA
- a CDS encoding RNA recognition motif domain-containing protein: MGNKLYVGNLAYSIRDNDLEQAFGQFGAVTSAKVMMERDTGRSKGFGFVEMGSDAEAQAAINGLNGQPLSGRNVVVNEARPMEPRPPRSGGGGFGGPRREGGGGGYGDGGGDGGFRSPYGNPRGGNGGGGRRSY, encoded by the coding sequence ATGGGCAACAAACTTTACGTGGGCAATCTGGCCTATTCGATTCGTGACAATGATCTCGAACAGGCTTTCGGCCAGTTCGGTGCCGTCACCAGCGCCAAGGTCATGATGGAGCGCGACACCGGTCGCTCCAAGGGTTTCGGCTTCGTCGAAATGGGCAGCGATGCCGAGGCACAGGCCGCCATCAACGGCTTGAACGGTCAGCCCTTGAGCGGCCGCAACGTGGTGGTCAATGAAGCCCGGCCAATGGAGCCCCGCCCGCCTCGCAGCGGCGGCGGTGGTTTCGGCGGTCCCCGCCGTGAAGGCGGCGGCGGTGGTTATGGCGATGGCGGCGGTGATGGTGGCTTCCGCAGCCCCTATGGCAACCCCCGCGGCGGCAATGGCGGCGGCGGGCGCCGCAGCTACTGA
- the metX gene encoding homoserine O-succinyltransferase MetX, translating into MLIAQSQTMYFDAALALQSGASIRGYSLSYETYGQLNADRSNAVLICHALNASHHVAGVYAGQPGTEGWWDNMIGPGKPVDTDKFFVIGVNNLGSCFGSTGPMHVNPDTGKVYGADFPVVTVEDWVNAQARLLDTLGIGQLAAVMGGSLGGMQALSWALQYPDRMRHAVVIASAPNLNAENIAFNEVARRAIVTDPDFHGGHFYEQGVIPKRGLRIARMIGHITYLSDDVMNEKFGRELRGAVDGTARAGYQYSTQDIEFQIESYLRYQGDKFSDYFDANTYLLITRALDYFDPARQHGGKLTAALAAASCQFLLVSFSTDWRFSPARSREIVKALLDNRRDVSYAEIDAPHGHDAFLLDDPRYLGVVRSYFDNMAKEPRT; encoded by the coding sequence ATGCTGATCGCCCAGTCCCAAACCATGTACTTTGACGCCGCTTTGGCTTTGCAAAGCGGTGCCAGCATCCGCGGCTACAGCCTGAGCTACGAGACCTATGGCCAGCTCAACGCCGATAGATCCAATGCCGTCCTGATTTGCCACGCGCTCAACGCTTCGCACCACGTCGCTGGTGTCTACGCCGGGCAGCCCGGCACCGAAGGATGGTGGGACAACATGATTGGCCCGGGCAAGCCGGTGGATACGGACAAGTTCTTCGTGATCGGCGTCAACAACCTGGGATCCTGCTTCGGCTCGACAGGGCCCATGCACGTGAACCCTGACACTGGCAAGGTCTATGGCGCGGACTTTCCCGTCGTGACGGTCGAAGACTGGGTCAACGCGCAGGCGCGTCTGCTCGACACACTGGGCATCGGCCAATTGGCCGCGGTCATGGGCGGCAGCCTGGGTGGCATGCAGGCCCTGAGCTGGGCCCTCCAATACCCCGATCGCATGCGGCATGCGGTGGTGATCGCCAGTGCGCCGAACCTGAATGCCGAAAACATCGCCTTCAACGAAGTGGCGCGCCGCGCCATCGTGACCGATCCGGACTTTCATGGCGGCCACTTCTACGAACAGGGCGTGATACCCAAGCGAGGCCTGCGGATCGCCCGCATGATTGGGCACATCACTTACCTGAGCGACGATGTGATGAACGAGAAGTTTGGACGCGAACTGCGCGGTGCCGTGGACGGCACCGCCAGGGCGGGTTACCAGTACAGCACGCAGGACATCGAATTCCAGATCGAGAGTTACCTGCGCTACCAGGGCGATAAATTCAGCGACTACTTCGACGCCAACACCTACCTCTTGATCACCCGCGCGCTGGACTATTTCGACCCGGCGCGCCAGCATGGTGGCAAGCTCACAGCGGCTTTGGCCGCGGCGAGTTGTCAATTCCTGCTGGTGAGTTTCTCGACTGACTGGCGTTTTTCACCCGCACGCAGTCGGGAGATCGTCAAGGCCCTGCTCGACAACCGGCGTGACGTCAGCTATGCCGAAATCGATGCCCCGCACGGGCACGATGCTTTCTTGCTGGATGACCCCCGCTACTTGGGCGTGGTGCGGTCTTACTTCGACAACATGGCGAAGGAGCCGCGGACATGA
- the metW gene encoding methionine biosynthesis protein MetW, producing the protein MSDTRMLEAIASLVPPGSRVLDLGCGDGALLAHLQAERRCSGYGVELDDANVQACVRRGVNVIQLNLDQGLSMFGDQSFDVVLQIDTLQHLRNAETVLQETARVGRTGIVAFPNFAHWPNRLSVLAGRMPVTRRLPYQWYDTPNIRVGTLSDLEVLAHRIGLRIQDCFGLHHGRVVRCWPNLRASTAVLKFSR; encoded by the coding sequence ATGAGCGACACACGCATGCTGGAAGCGATCGCCAGCCTGGTTCCACCAGGTTCGCGGGTGCTGGATCTGGGCTGCGGGGACGGCGCGCTGCTGGCCCATTTGCAGGCTGAACGGCGCTGCAGCGGATATGGCGTGGAACTGGATGATGCCAACGTGCAGGCCTGCGTGCGGCGCGGCGTCAACGTCATCCAGTTGAACCTGGATCAGGGCCTGTCGATGTTTGGGGACCAGAGTTTCGACGTGGTGCTGCAGATCGACACCCTGCAGCATCTGCGCAATGCCGAAACCGTGCTGCAGGAGACGGCACGCGTGGGTCGCACTGGCATCGTGGCGTTTCCCAATTTTGCGCATTGGCCGAACCGGCTGAGCGTGCTGGCGGGGCGCATGCCGGTCACCCGTCGCCTGCCCTACCAGTGGTACGACACGCCCAACATCCGTGTCGGTACCCTGTCCGATCTGGAGGTCCTGGCCCATCGGATTGGCTTGCGCATCCAGGACTGCTTTGGCCTGCACCATGGCCGGGTGGTGCGGTGCTGGCCCAACCTGAGGGCTAGCACGGCGGTGTTGAAATTTTCGCGCTGA
- the maiA gene encoding maleylacetoacetate isomerase, whose protein sequence is MKLYNFFRSGTSHRLRIALNLKGVDTEQVGLDLRKEAHLSEEFKAINPQQLVPAMTLDDGTTLIQSPAIIEWLEERYPQPPLLPREPEARAHVRALAAIVGCDIHPINNRRILEYLRKNFAADEAAILAWCGTWISAGFDAMETLLAADQGRGAFCHGQAPGLADVYLVPQVESARRFKVDLSRWPLISAIDAACAQLEAFRRASPAAQADAT, encoded by the coding sequence ATGAAGCTCTACAACTTCTTTCGCAGTGGCACCTCGCACCGCCTGCGCATCGCGCTCAACCTCAAAGGGGTGGACACGGAGCAGGTCGGGCTGGACCTGCGCAAGGAGGCGCATCTGAGCGAGGAATTCAAGGCCATCAACCCACAACAGCTGGTACCGGCCATGACCCTGGACGACGGCACGACTTTGATTCAGTCGCCGGCCATCATCGAATGGCTGGAGGAACGCTATCCCCAGCCGCCCCTGCTGCCCCGGGAGCCGGAAGCAAGGGCCCATGTTCGTGCCCTGGCGGCCATCGTGGGTTGCGATATCCACCCCATCAATAATCGGCGCATCCTCGAGTACCTGCGCAAGAACTTCGCCGCCGATGAAGCAGCCATCCTTGCCTGGTGCGGCACCTGGATCAGCGCGGGCTTCGATGCCATGGAGACCCTGCTGGCGGCGGACCAGGGGCGAGGTGCCTTCTGTCATGGCCAAGCGCCGGGGCTGGCCGACGTCTATCTGGTGCCGCAGGTGGAAAGTGCCCGTCGTTTCAAGGTCGACCTGAGCCGCTGGCCCCTGATCAGCGCGATCGATGCGGCTTGCGCGCAGCTGGAGGCCTTCCGGCGTGCCTCACCCGCCGCGCAGGCGGACGCGACTTGA
- a CDS encoding M20 family metallopeptidase: MNAPLTSPALDAFLPAQALKDIDQTWDREILPQLRDYIAIPAKSPMFDPQWADHGHIDTVVRKAAAWVEAQKITGLQLEILRLEGRTPVLFFEVPASGGAQEQDKGRDRSQRTVLMYGHLDKQPEFNGWRNDLGPWTPKYEDGKLYGRGGADDGYAVYASIAAIAALQHQQLPHPRIVGLIETCEESGSYDLLPYVDALRGLGAAGKDRLGDVGLVVCLDSGAGNYEQLWLTTSLRGMASGTLKVEILTEGVHSGDASGVVPSSFRILRHVLDRLEDSATGRLLPARLHCEVPAERQVQARATAAILGEDLYKRFPWVHYDCEGDTRFSLPMTTDPVQALLNRTWMPTLSVTGAQGLPDLQNAGNVLRPSTAFKLSLRLPPLVDAAAAVQEVKALLEDNAPYQARVTFEGTGAATGWNAPETAPWFGQALDEASRNFYGAPCGFIGQGGTIPLMNMLSKGFPQAQMMVCGVLGPKSNAHGPNEFLHVPYARRLTAAVAQVIARMP, encoded by the coding sequence ATGAACGCTCCCCTGACTTCTCCGGCCCTGGACGCCTTCTTGCCCGCCCAGGCGTTGAAAGACATCGACCAAACCTGGGACCGTGAGATCCTGCCCCAGCTACGGGACTACATCGCGATTCCAGCCAAGTCACCGATGTTCGACCCCCAGTGGGCTGACCACGGGCACATCGACACCGTGGTGCGCAAGGCGGCCGCGTGGGTGGAGGCTCAGAAGATCACCGGCCTGCAACTGGAGATCCTGCGTCTCGAAGGGCGCACCCCGGTGTTGTTCTTCGAGGTGCCGGCCAGCGGCGGCGCACAGGAACAAGATAAAGGCCGTGACCGGTCGCAACGCACGGTGCTGATGTATGGCCACTTGGACAAGCAGCCGGAGTTCAACGGCTGGCGCAATGATCTTGGTCCGTGGACGCCCAAGTACGAGGACGGCAAGCTTTACGGCCGCGGCGGCGCGGACGACGGCTATGCCGTCTACGCCAGCATTGCGGCCATCGCGGCGCTGCAGCACCAGCAACTTCCGCACCCGCGCATCGTCGGCCTGATCGAGACCTGCGAGGAGAGCGGCTCCTACGACCTGTTGCCCTACGTCGACGCGCTTCGAGGCCTGGGGGCAGCGGGCAAGGATCGCCTGGGCGACGTAGGGCTGGTGGTCTGCTTGGACAGTGGCGCGGGCAACTATGAGCAACTGTGGTTGACGACCAGTTTGCGCGGCATGGCCAGCGGCACGCTCAAAGTGGAGATCCTTACCGAAGGCGTGCATTCGGGCGACGCCAGCGGCGTGGTGCCCTCGAGTTTCCGTATCCTGCGCCACGTGCTGGACCGGCTCGAGGACAGTGCCACGGGGCGCCTGCTGCCCGCCCGCCTGCATTGCGAGGTGCCCGCTGAGCGCCAAGTCCAGGCCCGCGCCACAGCGGCCATTCTCGGGGAGGACCTCTACAAGCGCTTTCCCTGGGTGCACTATGACTGCGAGGGCGACACCCGTTTCTCGCTGCCCATGACCACCGATCCCGTGCAGGCCTTGCTGAACCGCACCTGGATGCCGACTCTGAGCGTCACTGGAGCGCAGGGGCTACCCGATCTGCAAAACGCGGGCAACGTGCTCAGGCCCTCGACGGCGTTCAAACTGTCGTTGCGTCTGCCACCGCTGGTGGATGCCGCCGCCGCCGTGCAGGAGGTCAAGGCCTTGCTGGAGGACAACGCGCCCTACCAGGCGCGCGTGACCTTCGAGGGTACGGGTGCGGCGACTGGATGGAATGCGCCCGAAACGGCGCCTTGGTTCGGCCAGGCGCTGGACGAAGCCTCGCGCAATTTTTATGGTGCACCCTGTGGATTCATTGGTCAAGGCGGCACGATTCCGTTGATGAACATGCTTTCCAAGGGCTTTCCACAGGCGCAGATGATGGTTTGCGGCGTGCTGGGCCCGAAAAGCAACGCGCACGGACCCAACGAATTCCTGCACGTGCCCTATGCCCGCCGGCTGACGGCGGCAGTGGCGCAGGTGATTGCCCGCATGCCGTGA